TTTTTCACAAATAAGAGCATAGAGGGAGCCCCAAATTGatcatatttaaattataatatttcaaGTAAAAATGTATCGAATCAATATCAATCCATCAGTCGTTGAGATCTTCAAGGATACCATCTGCATGTTAAATAACCGAATGAGGGGTCCAACACCAAGGCTGAGAAACTTTTAAGGAAAAATTGACAAGGATGTAAAATGAGAATAACATAAGGACACACAGGACAAgttttaagataaataaatgctgTGTGTAACCCAGAGGGGTTGTTAAAAGTTTCAATCACCTTGACAAAGGAGAAACTTCACATTAAGGCGGTAACTTCCTTAGTTTTGGCACAGTGAAAACcaggaggagggtgagagatTACTCTCAGGCTGGTGACTGGCCAACTTCAACGTTCGTTTGAAGATGCTTTTTGATCGTGGCTacatatgttttcttttttccacaaCATTAATTAGTGCAGCCAGCCCACAAGGCTCTTTGCTGCCATCAGAAGCTTCTTCAGTTAAAATTCTCCATTAGCGagcacacatgttcacacacacacacacacacacacacacacacacacacacacacacacacacacacacacacacacacacacacacacacacacacacacacacacacacacacacacacacacacacacacacacacacacacacacacacacacacacacacacacacacaaaaacagatttggTAAGTAAATGAGAGTAGGTTCATAACAGCCGTCTGTCAGCATTAAACAGACGTTTACATCACTTTAAAAGAAATTGGCAGGATTTTAAGACATGGCAGAGAGCCAGCGACATGTTACAAGAAGGCTTCAACTCTTAACCAACCTCAACTCTCATCCATTACAAATGCAGAAAATGTGTATCTATGCTCATCCCACTCCCAGATTTCCTTTTATAGAGTACAACTGCAACATCAAACCACAGTGACCCCAAAAAGATAAAACTCCTTTCCCAAACTTTTCATCCATCATGTAAATAAGCACACCAGAGATGTTCTCACTTTTTCTaatccagtttattttttctcagtaaaagaaaaagttggaaaaagggaagcataaagtaaaacaatggaaacaaaaatatagaattttCCATGTTCATCTTCCCATTTTATAACCACAttacaaccaaaacaaaaagcagttcTACACTAAAGTGTAagtgaaaagcaaaaaaaggggTTAAATAAGGTTTTCTTTAAGATACAgaatattcattcattatgcATTTTCTGTTCATTCCTTCCACAGTCCACCCAGGAAAACATTTGGAAAGTAATTATTTGCTGATTTAAACTTTCAGCGTGCTGTTCACCCCAGCTgccacctccctcctctacagcaagagagagggagggggagactgAGAGGGCGATGGAAAGGAAAAATAGACCAATCAATAAAGTGAAAGGTGAGAAAAGTAAAGTgaaaagcaggaggaggagaatgcaTGTGAGCTCATCATGCTAGCTGGAAATGAAAACATGGGGCAttaaaggaaggaagggaaatTAAAGTACTGACAACCAAAGAATAGTTTCGTATCAAATGACCTTTAAATGTGGATAATCGAAATGAAGGCCTAAGACATTATGCGAAACCTGAACGATAACAACCATCACACGTCTTAAACAGGAACCTTCTGAGTGGCGCTCTGCCATCTCAGCTTCGGTccaaactcaacagcaatgtccgAACTTGCCTGCTTGTGCTCAATGTGAACAACAGCCGAGCACATGGAAACAACAaaggtgtgagagagagtgcgTATTTGTAGAAGTATAGAGTGGACGCGTACGACGCAGACGTTGCAGGTCCAGTCACACATCGTACTCAAATTTCAATATACGTCATGTCCTGTAAATGTTGTCTTCCTGAATTTGTACACATCCAGCACACATAATCCACATGTTGTTAAAAACAGACGTGTGCAGAGGACATGTCTTCGTGAGGGAGGGCTGTGGGGAATAAGGAGATGAAGACttaagacaaaaacaggaagacagagaaaaTCTGTGTCAAATAAGGTCTCGATCAATCACATCCCAATGTTGATGACAGATCAGTTTGCAATCCAAGGACAACCAGCTCACTTTTAACAGTTTTGAGTCTGACTCACACTGCAAGTTGTGAATTTGGACTTGCAGTATCACCCCAGTTTAATTGTCCACAATGGCTTCCTCAACAGAGCAGAAACACCTTCTGAAAaaccttaaaacaaacaaaggtgtCCTgtagaggaaaagagaagaatgCAAGTTGGCGAGGGGAGTGGAAGATTGGGCTTTGATATCCTGATATCCTGAGGTTGGTGATTAACAGGTGTTTCTAAGGGATTGTGGGTAGTGGACGGCCAGGGGGTAAGACACTGACTTAAACTGAGGCTGGCCTGCTTGGTTTGCTTCACAAAGTCCATGCTTGGCGCAGAGTACAAAGGAGCTCTGTCTGATTTTGAGGTAAAGAGCACAGTCTATAAACAGCGCCAAAGCAGAAGTGTACACAAAGGGAAACGATCCTtttcacctccttctcctcgtcaatctttatttctttttctttttcttttttgaggtAAAGAGTATAGTCTTAAACTGGCTTCCGGGACAAACATTTGTATAAAGCATTGTATTTCTTCTCGACGTCTTACTCTGCTCACACTTGTGTAGTCAGGagcttttgcaaaaaaaagtgaagaaattgTATATTTCCTTTTGCTCTTTATTGTTCTGTCATTCCTGGGTTAGGATTTTCCAAAAGGCATCTTAGCAGCAGGGATATGATCAAGCCAACAGAAGCAGAAAACAACAGGGACATGGGTAACAGTGGGACTTAAAAAGAGGGAGcataatttaaaagaaaggGTGGAGGTTTGTATCcaaaaaacctgcaaaaatcttgaaaaacaaaatgagaagaaaacaaaataaaaaaaaatcaaatcccTGTTGGTGCCAAGACACCGTCTGATCACCGAGATTCTTCTAAAGAGAACGGCCGCTCAGGAGCACTCTTCTCCGATGCGCTGGCATGAGCGGCCCACCTTGCGGTCGAGCTTGACCATCTTCAGGACGGCCTCCTGGCGACCGCGGCCCAGGTGGTCAAACAGACACTCATGTTGCTCTGGGAGCCGATGGAGCATACAGAAGACGTAACCTGGAGGGTGGGTGAGGGGGATGGGTGTAAAAGAGGGGGAGAGGTAAATTTGTGGTTAAGTTcagcaaatatacaaatattgcTGCGGCTGTACTGCAACTTAGAACAACCTGAACAAAAAGAACGCAAAAGAATATAGTACGACATATAAACAGTGCATTAAACATGCAACTCTACAATGCAGccaaattatttgaaaatgtttaaaacccctgcaaattataaaaaaagttttttgtagATGCCAGTACAGGTTGCCAAACAAACGTTATTATACACAGCTTTTTAAATGGCTAAGGACATTTAATATTTACTGCACTGCAATCATGTCTTTGTAAAAGGTCTGGTTACCAGAGAAGACATTCTAGTTAATAGCTTCCTCTTTTGACTCCATTCAACAAAAGGCGACCCTTATCTCTCTCATtgactctctgtctctactgtaGCACTCTCAACAAAAGGCCCCGCCACTGTAGGAGGCTTGTTAGGCTCAGAGAAGCTCGTTATGCTCTCATCGTCttaaattcattcattaatacatataataacacTGCTGGCGTTCAATGAGtggtgattaaaaaacaagtttgacAGCTGGTTGCTATGCAATTAAAACCTATGCGATTACAGCGCTCATAAATGGAGTGGAAGGGAGAAAGTTGTGTAACATTTGAGGCTTTAAGAAGGGATGGGCTGCTAGTAACTGGGGGCAACTGTGGAAATCAAAGCTACTTCCAGTTGCTTATTGCAATGAAAGTCGGAAAAATGCCTTGATGACATAGTACAAGTAAAAAGGGGCAAAAAGAAGATAGTTGTACAACAAATAATATGTACAATAGCATAAacatttcactctttttttagaggcaaaacaaacacaaacacaaacaattccTCAAGGCATTCATTTTCAGCTGCCTGAAAATAATCTGTCTGTGTTACGACGGATTTCCATTACACTATTTGTACCAAATTTAACTGCACCAACTGATGATGAGCAAGCTATTTAGGACTTTTTACTACACTATTTTCTAAGTTAGAGATACCATACTGTGATTCTGCTACTCCCTTATCCACAAAGCTCActgcaggttttattttttgcaatttaacAGTGAATTGAGTTTTAAACATCGATGAGCTGGGAGGAAATTTAGGTTTTCAGAGTTTTTATTGCATaaaatcttaaatatttattctacccaaggtaaaaatgaaaaaaagcaatttcaagAGAGTAGCTGaaacacacggacacacacatacatacacacatacacactgcagAAAACCTTGAAAAACATAACCACTTATTATAATTAAGACATTAATTAAAAGGCTAATTATGCTATTAAACGGTTTTAACCATTCCTGCTGTTGCACAACGTGCAGCATGCTTAAAGGCCAAATTGATTGCAGCTATTGTGTGATTATAATGTACCTGTGACTGAATGATTTCTTACTTAAACTACAGTCATTTCAGACTAGCACAGCTTTTCTTCACCTACAGGAGTCATTATTCAAGGTTATTTTTGAAAAGGTTGAAaagatttaataataaataataaaagataataaattataaatcatttaaagaCCATTGCTTGCAAAGTGAAAGACAAGGGAAAGTAAGTACCAGTCAGGAATAACATACTGCTTCTGTTGGATCTCAGTTGATAACCTGTATGATCTAATTAGCTTTTTAAGTTCCGTTTCAGACTAAGACCTAGTCAGATGGATATTATAGCCACTGCGTAACAGCAGAAGTCTACTGAGTGTGACAACATTGGATCAGATACTCCCACCAGAGCTTTATTTTCTTCCCCCATTTACTATCTGAAGAAGCGTTCGTGCTTTCAACTCATTATCAGACCTTCTTGGCTTACACTTTGAAACATTTTGCAGAAGCATTAGCAAAGTAATCAGCAATTAAAGCACTAGTCAGATTTCACCATAATTGCCACCATTTCCCCTTCAGTCtgtaaaagcatgttttcatAGTAAGCATTGCACTATTAAGGATGGATGGCCCATGCATTAAGCAGCGCctggtgggaaaaaaaggcaagtCAATTTCCAATTTAGAAATTATTGCGTGGGTTTAAGCAGATGGTCTTTAAGCAGCAGAGAGCTGCGACTTTTTAAGTACTTTAATTTGTATGCAAACAAGTTGATTAGAAAGCTAAGTATTGCTTTAAACTGCATTAGTGTTCGTGGTAATTGGCTTATGTTTTATGTGCAATGTGAAACATTCAGCCTTTCTGTAATGGTCCCCCAAGGCTAGCAAAGGCACTCTAATCATCGACATGTCTgtcacacaaaaatacatggACAGGAAGTAGATGCATTTCACTGCACTACATGTAAAATTAACAAAACTATGACCTATTTAACCAACATGTAGTTATGTATTTAGGAGGTCAATATTAACCCCGGAAAAAGTAATTTACTACTCATGCAAATGCAAGACACACAAGGTCTTTAATACTAGCTACCACTActtaatgtgtatttgtgtgtgagtgagcctGTGCATGTACACGTATTAGCGTTTATCTGGTCATGGGTTAAAATATGTGTGCCCATCTCTATGGGTGTAATGTTGTATGATCGTACCACAGCGACAGGAACCCAGCTCTTGCTGAACCAGCTCCAGTTTGGTTTGGCAGCGATGGCAACGTTTGCGGCTCCGCTGTTTAGAGCCACTGCgagaagaggatgatgatgacgatgaagaCTCTTCTCCCTCTGGCACGTCACCCACTCTTGCCCTCTTCTCGGGTGAAACATCACTTTCCGACTCTGAGgctggtggaaaaaaataagaaaaaaaaggccattAAAAGCGATCGCTGAGCTCCTAAACTGCAACTCcttaaattcatttttgtatttaatatttatgtatttgtcacAACAGTAAGAAAGTGTACAGCAGACATTTCTGTATATAGTGTTAAAGCTGTGGACGTCTGGCAGTttggaacaaaatgtaaatgaatagTAAAACCTTAAATGCTCAACAGTATATATTAGACAtctattttccatttctgtttgGCTTAAACTTGACTATGCAATGCAACTAAACATCTCCATCGAACCGGTTTATACTCTACTGATGAACAAAGGGTAATAATGGAAAcctaaattattgatttattttctgttttctgttgtggCCAGATACAAAGCATGTGAAGGTTAATCAATCTGGAAGAAATGGTTTTGATTAAAATCTACCAATCTTACAACATACTTACAGCCAAACCTTCTCCACCTTTTATTAGTCCCCCTACCAACATAATAATCCAAAAAGCATTGATCTCCTGTGTGTCCAGAACATCAGCTTTGACTAGAATTTCAAAAGAATATACCCAATAATAAGCTCCAaaactattttcatttcatataaaCTGGGAGCGAACAGTTGATGGAACGCTGAAACAGAAACACgttttgtgttaaataaagAGGTGCTTTGGAGATAAATGATTTTCCTGCATTAGACCACATTCAACCCAGCACCTGAGACCGGGAGAGCATGTAGCGAGTTTCTCTGGTTGGCTGGAATTTCAACTCAGCTTTTTCTCATCAATCCTGCTGACTTTTTCTCTGGCCCGGCCGAATGCTGATCAGCGCTCAATAAATCTCTGAGAACTAGGCCAAGCTGAGCAGCCAGATCCCCCTAGCCGGCCCCATCGATCCCTGAATGTGCTAGagcatgtgtgtctgtacatGTGCAAGTGCATGTCGTGGCAGCCTTTTCGTTATCCTGGTAAATCTCTGTGGCCAATTTACAGCGGCCGAAATGTCAACAATGCACAagtttgattgttgttgttgttaaaaaaaaagaaagaaaaagacatttgaactATGAACTGATTTAAGAGTGTTATAGGTTGCACAAAAGTGTAGCCAGGCtttaaaccaaaacacatttaGAGAGACAGTAAAGAATGAAACGTCAACTCAGCCCCATCACAAGGTTTAAAtgatgctgtgtgtgcatgtgtgctcaCATGATCCTGCAGCATTAGACAGGGGATGAACATGTTCACACACCATTGCTAAGCCATGTCTGCTCTTAGGTTGTTTTAAGTAATGTGCAAGTTTGTACGTGTGTTAGTGTAGCAGGTAGTGTCAACCACTGCTGAAAGCACAATAAAGGGAAATGTACACTAGAAGTTGCAGAGTTTAGACAACCACCATGttcaatttatttaacaaataataatgctACAGTGCACACCAGCTTCAGCTCTGTCAGAAGAGCATCACTGTGACctgttttctccctttctctttaaTAATGCAAGTGTATTTCTTAAATTTGTAGAATCAAACACAggacctttttgttttgatgtgaCAAAGATTTAGAAGTATGTAtttgtacatatgtatatatacacacacacacacacgtgtgtacACATATGCgtgtacacacatatatacatatatatatatatatatatatatatatatatatatatatatatatatatatatacacatatatatatacttatatacatacatatatatatatatatatacatatatatacacacacacacacatatatatatatatacatacatatacatatatacacacacacacatatacacacatacatatatatatatatatacatacatatatatatatatatatatatatatacacatacatatacacacatacatatatatatatatacatacatatatatatatacatacatatatatacacacatatatatatatatatatatatacatacatatatatatatacatacatacacacacataggttGTTCTaatttttaacatatatatatatatatatatatatatatatatatatatatatacacacacatacatatatatatatatatatatatatatacatacatatacacacatacatatatatatatatatatacacatacatacatacatacatatatacatacatacatatatatatatacacacatatatatatatatatatatatacatacatacacacacataggttGTTCTAATTTTTAAgtcccatatatatatatatagccagCATTCAGTCTTGCCTTGTAAGCGCTTTACATTTTCACCTTTTCGCAGATACATTGCATCCCCAATATCCTTCCCTGTGCCGTTTCCACTTGAAGACCAATTACCCTGGTTGTTTTGGATCAATCCAATGCCGTTTATGCTAATGAATCCCCATTTCAATACCTTAAGTGGACATGACAAGCACACAGTGTAAAGCACAATAATGGACATTGTAATGGCAGAGCTGAGGCATACCTGACTCAAAGGAGCGTTTTGTGGGAGTGGACAGTGAGCTGAAGACTGTGTCTGTGCTGGATACTTCTGAAAGAGATACAGTGAGAGAAgggaagagaaaagggaggagattagaaagaaaaacggaagaaaagagaggataTCAGGATACTAGTTTCTTGTAAGACTTTGTTGTAATTTTTCTAGTATAAgtgtaaaacaaaatcaaatgtcTTCTGGCTATATTGATTCAGAACAGAGCAAT
This region of Anoplopoma fimbria isolate UVic2021 breed Golden Eagle Sablefish chromosome 2, Afim_UVic_2022, whole genome shotgun sequence genomic DNA includes:
- the zfand3 gene encoding AN1-type zinc finger protein 3 — translated: MGDTGSEGSKPPSNVNVVPPRCPCGFWGSSKTMNLCSKCFADIQKKQPDDDCAPKASSSSSSNQADIFCTETKSSISQSLMSVPSTSEDPSPGETGAPSLPAQDEVSSTDTVFSSLSTPTKRSFESASESESDVSPEKRARVGDVPEGEESSSSSSSSSRSGSKQRSRKRCHRCQTKLELVQQELGSCRCGYVFCMLHRLPEQHECLFDHLGRGRQEAVLKMVKLDRKVGRSCQRIGEECS